One window of Phocoena phocoena chromosome 13, mPhoPho1.1, whole genome shotgun sequence genomic DNA carries:
- the LOC136132480 gene encoding LOW QUALITY PROTEIN: PX domain-containing protein kinase-like protein (The sequence of the model RefSeq protein was modified relative to this genomic sequence to represent the inferred CDS: inserted 5 bases in 3 codons), whose product MASMEKPPASKVLLDNTVPLTAAIEVSQSLPSHIAGLSLPLPPKKLIGNMDREFIAEKQKGLQNYXNIITTNHILSNCELVKMFLDPNNYSANYTEIALQQVSTFFQSEPKWEVVEPLKYTGWRKRKKYFLMKSKNQPKERLVLSWADLGPDKSSALLIRMFNEKATLKDLIXPKDPFLRDYRKPKKIQGFELQQIKTYRRQILEVLKFLHDKGFPYGHLHASSVMLEGDTCWLLDLENSLLGLPSFSQSYFSQFRKISTLESVDVHCFGHLLDEMXRPPDSVPVDFSSPALSMAVVAMLESTLSCEACKDDGSTISWLLQMPLFSDVLITTLEKPRFKIPTKLREALSFAEECTEKRLTDEQKQVHQHQRLLRAQPHHGSEEERKQREIIARKKSKRSAVEISEEPSAKYSNSNNSAGSGASSPLTSPSSPTPPSTAGMPALPPPLPPAAPLPPESTEAPTQLLPQAVNGVSQGALISSIQNYRRGTLRKTETCDHSTPRIG is encoded by the exons ATGGCCTCCATGGAGAAGCCACCGGCCAGCAAGGTCCTGCTGGACAACACGGTGCCGCTGACAGCAGCCATCGAGGTGAGCCAGAGCCTGCCGTCCCAC ATTGCAGGCCTAAGTCTACCTCTTCCTCCCAAAAAACTGATTGGTAACATGGATCGTGAATTCATAGCTGAGAAGCAGAAAGGTCTTCAGAACTA CAACATTATCACCACAAATCATATCTTGTCTAATTGTGAGCTGGTTAAGATGTTTTTAGATCCAAACAACTATTCTGCAAACTATACTGAGATTGCCTTACAACAGGTTTCCACGTTCTTCCAATCGGAACCAAAGTGGGAGGTGGTGGAACCACTGAAATACACAGgttggaggaaaagaaagaagtatttcTTGATGAAGAGTAAAAATCAGCCAAAGGAGCGGCTAGTGTTAAGCTGGGCTGACCTTGGTCCTGACAAAtcctcagcattgctaattagaATGTTTAATGAAAAAGCAACTTTGAAGGACTTGA AACCAAAAGACCCATTCCTAAGGGACTACCGCAAGCCTAAGAAGATTCAAGGCTTTGAACTCcagcaaataaaaacatacagGCGACAAATATTAGAGGTACTAAAGTTTCTCCATGACAAGGGATTCCCTTATGGGCACCTTCATGCTTCCAGCGTGATGCTGGAAGGGGACACTTGCTGGCTGCTGGACCTTGAGAATTCCTTGTTGggccttccttctttctcccaatcttatttctcacaattcaggAAAATCAGTACATTGGAGAGTGTGGACGTCCACTGCTTCGGCCACTTACTGGATGAGAT ACGACCACCAGACTCAGTGCCTGTAGACTTCTCCTCTCCTGCACTGTCTATGGCTGTGGTGGCCATGTTGGAGTCTACGCTGTCTTGTGAAGCCTGTAAAGATGACGGGTCCACCATTTCCTGGCTCTTACAGATGCCATTATTCAGTGATGTTCTGATAACTACCTTGGAAAAGCCACGGTTTAAGATCCCCACAAAGTTAAGAGAGGCATTGAGCTTTGCCGAAGAATGTACAGAAAAGAGGCTAACTGACGAACAGAAACAGGTCCACCAGCATCAAAGACTGCTGAGAGCTCAGCCTCACCATGGatctgaagaagaaagaaaacagagggagATTATAGCTAGAAAGAAGTCAAAACGATCTGCTGTTGAAATCAGTGAAGAGCCTTCAGCAAAATACAGCAACTCCAATAATTCAGCAGGATCTGGGGCCAGCTCGCCTCTCACATCCCCATCATCACCGACTCCACCCTCTACGGCAGGGATGCCCGCATTACCTCCTCCTCTGCCACCAGCAGCTCCGTTGCCTCCTGAGAGCACAGAGGCACCCACACAGCTTCTGCCCCAGGCTGTGAATGGCGTGAGCCAAGGGGCCTTAATCAGCTCCATCCAGAATTACCGAAGAGGAACTTTGAGGAAAACCGAAACCTGTGATCATAGCACTCCTAGG